Proteins from a genomic interval of Candidatus Woesearchaeota archaeon:
- a CDS encoding iron-sulfur cluster assembly scaffold protein, whose product MYSKKVMEHFKSPHNLGEIKDADGVGKLGNPTCGDMMYCYIKVAKDKKGREYLKDIKIKTFGCVAAIATSSMITDLAKGKTLEEAKKITRDDVKDALQGLPPIKVHCSNLAADALHRAIGDYEKKK is encoded by the coding sequence ATGTATAGCAAAAAAGTAATGGAGCATTTCAAATCTCCCCATAATCTGGGAGAGATTAAAGATGCAGATGGAGTCGGCAAGTTAGGCAATCCTACCTGTGGAGACATGATGTACTGCTATATCAAGGTAGCCAAGGATAAAAAAGGCAGGGAATACCTGAAAGATATCAAGATAAAGACATTCGGCTGCGTCGCAGCAATAGCTACTTCTTCTATGATTACTGATTTAGCTAAAGGCAAAACTTTGGAAGAAGCAAAAAAAATAACAAGGGATGATGTAAAGGACGCCTTACAGGGCCTCCCCCCGATCAAAGTCCATTGCAGCAACCTTGCAGCAGACGCATTGCATAGGGCTATCGGGGATTATGAGAAAAAGAAATAA